Proteins from one Embleya scabrispora genomic window:
- a CDS encoding recombinase family protein: MSGIDDTQFRRPGLRAILYARNSHDRTRRGISVNDQFAEMRPVAAREMWPIVGEFRDVGMSATRHARKPRDEFAAMMEAVRSGAGDVLMTWESARAQRDLAVYVALRDLCHDTKTLWWYTGELYDLTLRSHRNRTALDAVRDEDAGEGIREGVLRTVRQRAERGEPHGRIPFGYRRIYHSDTGKLIAQIPDDALPTAEFAFEALANPKAPIVREIVRRIAARQSAYSIAQDLNRRGIPTPFRNARGWDIIQVVRTASNPAYIGMRVHQGKVIGKATWEPLLKDDDVTAWWQASAIIADPTRKTHRDNAVKHLLSGLAFCGAPGCGEYLRMRHPRNAFCYTCIAAFHVAMAEHLLDDYVEAAVLERLERPDAADAFLNASNDDDVVQAALAEISEKQAKLEEARALATKGTLSLTSLAAMEAAWMPEIEAARERARRSSIPPVLEQLVGPNAREVWGGLTIPERRQALRAIVTVTVNPTGKGARSIRPGRVTLDWLTPGAPRRRPGPLSGPGANA, from the coding sequence ATGAGCGGCATCGACGACACGCAGTTTCGGCGACCGGGCCTGCGCGCCATCCTCTACGCCCGAAACTCCCACGACCGCACCCGAAGAGGTATCTCCGTCAACGACCAGTTCGCGGAAATGCGTCCTGTCGCCGCCCGGGAAATGTGGCCCATCGTCGGCGAGTTCCGCGACGTCGGCATGTCTGCAACCCGGCATGCCCGCAAGCCCCGCGACGAGTTCGCGGCAATGATGGAAGCCGTCCGCTCAGGGGCGGGCGATGTCCTGATGACATGGGAGTCGGCGCGCGCGCAACGCGACCTTGCCGTCTATGTCGCGCTCCGGGATTTGTGCCATGACACGAAAACGCTCTGGTGGTACACGGGAGAGCTGTACGACCTCACCCTGCGGTCGCACCGCAATCGCACCGCCCTGGACGCCGTCCGTGACGAGGACGCCGGCGAGGGCATCAGGGAAGGCGTGTTGCGCACCGTGCGTCAGCGCGCCGAGCGCGGCGAACCTCATGGCCGCATCCCGTTCGGGTACCGAAGGATCTACCACTCGGACACCGGGAAGTTGATCGCGCAGATCCCGGATGATGCCCTGCCGACGGCCGAGTTCGCCTTCGAGGCGCTGGCGAATCCGAAGGCGCCGATCGTGCGGGAGATCGTCCGGCGTATCGCCGCACGTCAATCGGCGTACTCGATCGCGCAGGATCTCAACCGGCGCGGCATTCCTACGCCCTTTCGCAACGCTCGAGGATGGGACATCATCCAGGTGGTTCGAACCGCGAGCAACCCCGCCTACATCGGGATGCGCGTCCATCAGGGCAAGGTCATTGGCAAGGCCACGTGGGAGCCGCTGCTGAAGGACGACGACGTCACCGCTTGGTGGCAGGCGTCCGCGATCATCGCCGATCCGACGCGTAAAACGCATCGGGACAACGCGGTGAAGCACCTTCTCAGCGGCCTGGCGTTTTGTGGTGCCCCGGGCTGTGGCGAGTATCTGCGCATGCGTCACCCGCGAAATGCGTTCTGCTACACGTGTATTGCCGCTTTCCATGTGGCCATGGCCGAGCATCTGTTGGACGACTACGTCGAGGCTGCGGTCTTGGAGCGTCTGGAACGGCCGGACGCCGCGGACGCGTTCCTGAACGCCTCCAATGATGACGATGTGGTTCAGGCGGCGCTTGCCGAAATCTCGGAAAAGCAGGCGAAGTTGGAGGAGGCGCGGGCACTCGCGACGAAGGGCACCTTGTCGTTGACGTCGCTGGCGGCGATGGAGGCGGCCTGGATGCCGGAGATCGAGGCGGCGCGTGAGCGGGCTCGGAGATCGAGTATTCCGCCTGTGCTGGAGCAGCTGGTGGGTCCGAACGCTCGCGAGGTCTGGGGTGGGTTGACGATCCCGGAGCGCCGTCAGGCACTCCGGGCGATCGTCACGGTCACCGTCAATCCGACCGGCAAGGGGGCGAGGTCGATTCGCCCTGGTCGCGTGACCCTCGATTGGCTTACGCCTGGGGCTCCTCGTCGGCGTCCCGGTCCACTTTCCGGCCCGGGCGCCAACGCTTGA
- a CDS encoding helix-turn-helix domain-containing protein yields MNTPRLYRLRDPGLLRTIMLNPGRGQEYSVRELAESVGCHHSTIGHLLTGERESCRADTAHRIAEAVGVALLVLFTPPASPSRDKTAHAEATCAA; encoded by the coding sequence ATGAATACCCCCCGGCTCTACAGGCTTCGAGACCCGGGCCTGCTCCGCACCATCATGCTGAACCCCGGGCGCGGCCAGGAGTACAGCGTTCGAGAACTGGCTGAATCCGTGGGCTGCCACCACTCCACCATCGGCCATCTCCTCACCGGCGAGCGGGAGTCCTGCAGGGCCGACACGGCGCATCGCATCGCGGAGGCCGTCGGCGTCGCCCTTCTGGTGCTTTTCACGCCCCCGGCGTCTCCGTCGAGAGACAAGACGGCTCACGCTGAAGCCACGTGCGCCGCATGA
- a CDS encoding DUF6197 family protein, producing the protein MNSTDPIPPETVADLLDRAADLIDTQGLLRHEAWTDRHEDGPLGAETAICVAATGRVYVRPMPPLVHTAIEMCAQVLCGSLDCWADNAAEDAAEVVELMRYTATHLREVAEQEAREVEDRPEEVAGTLAGDLVAARSSWESLVLAGRNRYATAVAA; encoded by the coding sequence ATGAACTCTACCGATCCGATCCCCCCGGAGACCGTCGCCGACCTGCTCGACAGGGCGGCCGACCTGATCGACACCCAGGGCCTGCTGCGGCACGAGGCCTGGACCGACCGGCACGAGGACGGCCCGCTCGGCGCGGAGACCGCGATCTGCGTGGCCGCGACCGGCCGCGTGTACGTCCGCCCGATGCCGCCGCTGGTACACACCGCGATCGAAATGTGCGCGCAGGTCCTGTGCGGGTCGCTGGACTGCTGGGCCGACAACGCCGCCGAGGACGCGGCCGAGGTCGTCGAGTTGATGCGGTACACGGCGACGCACCTGCGTGAGGTCGCCGAGCAGGAGGCCCGGGAGGTTGAGGACCGGCCGGAGGAGGTCGCGGGCACGCTCGCGGGCGACCTGGTCGCGGCCCGCTCGTCGTGGGAGTCGCTGGTGCTGGCTGGCCGTAACCGGTACGCGACGGCGGTGGCGGCATGA